One region of Glycine max cultivar Williams 82 chromosome 9, Glycine_max_v4.0, whole genome shotgun sequence genomic DNA includes:
- the LOC102666691 gene encoding uncharacterized protein isoform X2: MTHSLNDVEAIHATPVSICNPTNYDIGCDDVVNNQKNENEIPPATQNSKPKRGRPFKTPPESIKNWYVIRKERKIANRFDTTYIHMETDFRCRSLKEIKNNEKYGSPPRRQKVKAQAKEESNDKTKNETEEMVVAQRKAKAEVMRTFVEEFLSEAYHNQLHMFDP; this comes from the exons ATGACTCACTCCTTAAATGATGTTGAAGCTATACATGCAACACCAGTATCCATTTGCAATCCTACTAATTACGACATTGGTTGTGACGATGTTGTTAACAACCAAAAAAATGag AATGAAATCCCACCTGCGACACAAAATTCAAAGCCAAAACGAGGAAGACCCTTCAAAACGCCACCTGAATCGATTAAAAATTGGTATGTTATACGCAAAGAACGAAAGATCGCCAACAGGTTCGATACG ACTTATATTCATATGGAGACAGACTTTCGGTGTCGGTCTTTGAAGGAGATTAAGAATAATGAGAAATATGGAAGTCCTCCTCGACGTCAAAAAGTGAAAGCACAAGCCAAAGAAGAAAGCaatgacaaaacaaaaaatgaaacagaa GAAATGGTtgttgctcaaagaaaagcgaAAGCAGAAGTTATGAGAACTTTTGTTGAAGAGTTTCTTTCGGAAGCTTATCACAATCAGCTTCACATGTTCGACCcataa